Proteins encoded together in one Impatiens glandulifera chromosome 1, dImpGla2.1, whole genome shotgun sequence window:
- the LOC124918750 gene encoding ARF guanine-nucleotide exchange factor GNOM-like produces MVGANKQSKVYPSIRMPNGNSPQPLRGGGLACMINSEIGAVLAVMRRNVRWGVRYMADDDHLEHPLIISLKELRKMIFSWQHQWDNISPVLYLQPFLDVIQSDETGAPITGVALSSVYKILSFDFLDINTLKVDEALSKIVDAVTSCRFEVTDPASEEVVLMKILQVLLACIKCNASSKLTNQHVCNIVNTCFHVVHQASSKGELLQRTSRHTMHELVRCIFSYLPSIENGEDALSDGDRAHGQEAHQQDAYNAEGELLGNGYVILGRVGESPPPDGFTSNGSNADLGNKTEEAAKTADPVTMEPYGIPCMVEIFHFLCSLLNAMENIDFGPRSNPIAYDEDVPLFALGLINSAIELGGASFSRHPKLLVLIQDELFLNLMQFGLSMSPLILSKVCSIVHNLYYFLRSELKLQLEAFCSSVLLRIMQSKHGASYQLQEVAMETLVDLCRQPYFIAEMYGNFDCNISSSNLFEDIVNLLSKSAFPVNAPMSAIHILALDGLIAMTKGMNERMTNESPIPEKMPSDLESYTSFWTVACENYNDIDSLVAFLRNMKYIKRKLTIGADHFNQDPKKGLEFLQSVHLLPEKLDPTSVACFFRYTKGLDKNFVGDYLGNHDDFSIQVLNEFARAFDFRGMNLDNALRVFLENFRLPGESQKIQRVLEAFSERYYEQEPNILANKDAALVLSYSIILLNTDQHNTQVKKKMTEEDFIRNNRRINGGNDLPRDYLSELYHSICQNEIRLTSEQGGSLPLMMIPSNWIGLMHKSKQVTPFISCDSLAHLDYDMFALLSGPTIAAISVVFDQVEREDVLQTCVEGFLAVAKIAACYNLEEVLDDLVVSLCKFTNLLHSLSPEEFTLTFAEDTKARMATVAVFTIANRYGDYLRTAWKNIVDCILSLHKLGFLPSRLISDAADNVDSSSDTGLEQPSTSSKKTVAHVPPPPVPHRKSSSFIGRFSQLLYLDTEEPPPQPTEEELAAHRSIIEVIRECHIDSIFAESKFLQAESLSQLTQSLISSRKGNNVQEDETVSVFCLELLITVTLNNRDRIMLLWQSVYEHIANIVQSSTMPGLLVEKAVFGLLKICHRLLPYKENLTDELLKSLQLVLKLDARVADAYCEQITMEVMRLVKANAIQVRSHVGWRMITSLISITARHPEASEPGFETLSFVMSDGAHLSPANYVLCINAARQFSESHVGNASRSVKSLDLMGGSVFSLAKWSKTLGSDATKMHHDIAEMWLRLVQGLRKVCVDQREEVRNHAILMLQLSLTGAEGICLSGEIWLQCFDLVIFKLLDDLLEIAKEQSPKDYRNMESSISNSVKLMSKVLLQSLQDLWRMTSFAKVWVGVLNNMERCMKMKFRGKRSEKIHELVPELLKNILLVMKAGGMLAPIDDSFWELTWLHVKNIAPKLQEEVFPAKELEQLHSKQPVIEEGNILVSSGETTTTTA; encoded by the exons ATGGTGGGGGCTAATAAACAGTCTAAAGTCTATCCATCAATCCGGATGCCAAATGGAAATTCTCCTCAGCCTTTGAGGGGAGGTGGTCTGGCATGTATGATAAATTCAGAAATAGGTGCAGTTTTGGCTGTGATGAGGAGAAATGTAAGATGGGGAGTCCGATACATGGCAGATGATGATCATCTAGAGCATCCTCTTATTATTTCTCTCAAGGAGTTGCGGAAAATGATCTTTTCGTGGCAACATCAGTGGGACAACATCAGTCCTGTTCTTTACCTCCAACCATTTTTGGATGTGATCCAGTCTGATGAAACTGGTGCACCAATAACCGGGGTTGCTTTGTCATCAGTTTACAAAATCTTATCATTTGATTTCCTTGACATAAATACTCTAAAAGTAGACGAAGCTTTGAGTAAGATAGTTGATGCTGTGACAAGCTGCAGATTTGAGGTGACTGATCCTGCATCTGAAGAGGTAGTGCTTATGAAAATACTTCAGGTTCTTTTGGCATGCATAAAATGCAATGCCTCGTCGAAATTAACCAACCAGCATGTGTGCAACATTGTGAACACTTGTTTCCATGTAGTTCATCAAGCTAGCTCTAAAGGCGAATTACTACAGAGAACATCACGCCATACAATGCATGAATTGGTTAGAtgcatcttttcatatttaccTTCTATTGAGAATGGAGAAGATGCGTTGTCTGATGGGGACAGGGCACATGGTCAGGAG GCCCATCAACAAGATGCATATAATGCCGAGGGTGAGCTACTGGGTAATGGTTATGTCATTTTGGGAAGAGTTGGTGAATCACCACCACCTGATGGATTTACTTCAAATGGCTCTAATGCTGACTTGGGTAACAAAACTGAGGAGGCTGCTAAAACTGCAGACCCTGTTACAATGGAGCCATATGGTATCCCATGCATGgttgaaatatttcattttctatGTTCTCTTTTAAATGCCATGGAGAACATAGACTTTGGTCCTAGATCAAATCCTATAGCATACGACGAAGATGTCCCACTCTTTGCTTTGGGTTTAATCAATTCGGCTATAGAATTAGGCGGGGCATCCTTTAGCCGACACCCTAAATTATTGGTCTTGATCCAGGACGAACTTTTTCTTAACCTCATGCAGTTTGGGTTGTCAATGAGTCCTCTTATACTTTCAAAAGTCTGCAGTATTGTTCACAATCTGTATTATTTTCTTCGCTCAGAACTTAAACTACAGCTCGAAGCCTTTTGCTCTAGCGTCCTCTTGAGGATTATGCAAAGCAAGCATGGAGCATCGTACCAACTACAAGAGGTTGCCATGGAAACACTTGTTGACCTTTGTAGACAACCGTATTTTATTGCTGAGATGTATGGAAACTTTGATTGCAACATATCATCCAGCAACTTATTTGAAGACATTGTTAATCTTTTATCAAAGAGTGCTTTTCCTGTTAATGCCCCAATGTCTGCTATACATATTCTTGCATTGGATGGGCTGATTGCCATGACTAAAGGTATGAATGAAAGAATGACGAATGAATCTCCAATTCCAGAGAAAATGCCATCTGACCTTGAATCGTATACCTCATTCTGGACAGTGGCGTGTGAGAACTACAATGATATTGATAGTTTGGTTGCGTTTCTTCGTAATATGAAATATATCAAGAGAAAGTTGACAATTGGAGCGGATCACTTCAATCAAGATCCGAAAAAAGGTCTGGAGTTTCTCCAAAGTGTGCATTTGTTGCCTGAAAAACTCGACCCGACAAGTGTTGCGTGCTTTTTCAGATACACGAAGGGTTTGGACAAGAATTTTGTCGGAGACTACCTAGGCAATCACGATGATTTTTCTATTCAAGTGTTGAATGAATTTGCGAGAGCTTTCGATTTCAGGGGCATGAATTTGGATAATGCTTTGCgggtttttcttgaaaatttcaGACTGCCCGGTGAATCGCAGAAGATACAGAGAGTGCTTGAGGCATTTTCTGAAAGATATTATGAACAAGAACCGAATATTCTAGCGAATAAGGATGCTGCTTTGGTGTTGTCATATTCGATTATACTTCTCAATACAGATCAACATAATACACaggtgaagaagaagatgactgAAGAAGATTTCATCCGTAACAACAGGAGAATTAATGGAGGCAATGACCTTCCACGGGATTACCTGTCAGAGCTCTATCACTCAATCTGTCAGAATGAAATAAGGTTGACGTCAGAGCAAGGTGGTAGTCTTCCTCTTATGATGATACCATCCAATTGGATTGGCCTGATGCACAAATCCAAGCAAGTTACTCCATTTATTTCTTGTGATTCCTTGGCTCACCTTGACTACGATATGTTTGCTCTCCTTTCTGGTCCCACAATCGCTGCTATCTCCGTTGTCTTTGACCAGGTTGAACGTGAAGACGTTCTTCAAACTTGTGTTGAAGGATTCTTAGCTGTTGCAAAGATTGCAGCCTGTTACAATCTAGAGGAAGTCTTGGATGATTTGGTTGTATCTCTTTGTAAATTCACAAACCTCTTGCATTCTTTGTCCCCCGAGGAGTTTACTCTTACTTTTGCAGAAGACACCAAGGCTAGGATGGCAACCGTAGCAGTTTTCACCATAGCAAACAG GTACGGCGACTATCTCCGAACTGCTTGGAAGAATATAGTAGATTGTATCTTAAGCTTGCACAAGCTGGGTTTTCTTCCATCCCGTCTAATTAGTGATGCAGCTGACAACGTGGACTCGTCTTCAGACACTGGCTTGGAACAGCCATCAACAAGTTCGAAGAAAACCGTGGCTCATGTGCCACCACCGCCAGTCCCTCATCGTAAATCGTCTAGTTTTATAGGACGGTTCAGCCAATTGTTGTATCTCGACACAGAAGAGCCACCACCACAACCAACCGAAGAAGAACTTGCAGCCCACAGATCGATTATCGAGGTGATTCGAGAATGCCATATAGATAGCATATTTGCTGAAAGCAAATTCCTTCAAGCTGAATCACTTTCGCAGCTCACCCAGTCTCTGATTTCCAGTCGAAAGGGGAATAACGTTCAAGAAGACGAGACTGTCTCAGTCTTTTGCCTTGAATTACTCATCACCGTAACGTTGAATAACCGCGACAGGATTATGCTTCTCTGGCAATCTGTTTACGAACACATAGCTAACATCGTTCAGTCGTCTACAATGCCGGGTCTTCTAGTCGAAAAGGCGGTTTTCGGTCTACTCAAAATATGCCATCGGCTTCTTCCCTACAAGGAAAACCTTACCGACGAGCTTCTGAAGTCGCTCCAGCTCGTTTTAAAGCTCGACGCACGAGTAGCCGACGCGTATTGCGAACAGATAACCATGGAAGTTATGCGTCTCGTCAAAGCAAACGCAATTCAAGTCAGATCCCACGTCGGTTGGAGAATGATAACTTCCCTCATTTCCATAACCGCCCGCCATCCGGAAGCTTCCGAACCCGGGTTCGAAACGCTATCGTTTGTTATGTCGGACGGGGCCCACTTGTCTCCGGCGAATTACGTTCTCTGCATTAACGCAGCTCGTCAGTTTTCCGAGTCTCACGTAGGTAACGCTAGTCGGTCGGTTAAATCACTAGATCTGATGGGGGGTTCGGTATTCTCTCTAGCGAAATGGTCTAAAACTTTGGGATCGGATGCTACGAAAATGCATCACGACATAGCCGAAATGTGGTTGCGCCTGGTGCAAGGGCTGAGGAAAGTTTGCGTAGATCAACGTGAAGAAGTTAGGAATCACGCGATTCTAATGCTGCAGTTGAGTCTGACTGGAGCTGAAGGTATTTGTCTCTCGGGAGAGATCTGGTTACAGTGTTTCGATCTCGTCATATTCAAATTGCTCGACGATTTATTAGAAATCGCTAAGGAACAGTCGCCGAAGGATTATAGGAACATGGAGAGTTCAATATCAAACTCGGTGAAACTGATGTCGAAAGTGTTGTTGCAGTCTCTTCAGGATCTATGGAGAATGACTTCTTTCGCGAAAGTGTGGGTAGGTGTACTTAATAATATGGAGAGATGCATGAAGATGAAGTTTAGAGGGAAGAGGAGCGAAAAGATTCACGAATTGGTCCCCGAGCTTCTCAAGAACATTCTGTTAGTGATGAAGGCGGGAGGGATGCTTGCTCCCATTGATGATAGTTTCTGGGAGCTAACATGGCTGCATGTGAAGAACATAGCTCCGAAATTGCAGGAGGAAGTGTTTCCGGCGAAAGAATTGGAGCAGTTGCATTCGAAGCAACCGGTTATTGAAGAAGGTAATATTTTGGTGTCCTCAGGTGAGACTACTACTACTACAGCttga